The genomic stretch ctcctcaacctGCGAAGCCCTTGAAAAGCCcgccttctccaggaagtcttccccgatgAACTCCCAGGACCCGAGGTCCAATCAACCCACCAGCTGCACTCGGCCCTCACGTGGAGCCTAGCACTCACTAtgcatcctcctctctccccgccccacagggcCTCGCTCTGACACTCAGAGATTCCGGGTGCTGAAAGGGCACTGTCAGTCTGGAGGCAGGGTGGGTTCCTACCTCAGTCTGTGGGATCTCTGATGTGATTTTCACCACTTTCTTCTCCGTAGCcctgaaggagaagaagaggtgaggggatggggagggcgagGCAAAAGGGTTGGGGCAACCCACGGAACTGTCACCTCACAGCTCTCCGCCGGATTCAAGTAACCCAGACCCTCCCCCGGCACCAAGCAAAGGCTCTGGGGAACGAGGAGGCCAGGTGGAGGTGGTCCGGATGGAAAACCGTCACCCCGCTCGGGCTCACTCGCCGCCGCACTGGCTGGCACCCAGGCACCAGTGCCAGGGTCTCTTGGGAGGCCAGGCTCCTCCGTGAGCCCCTGGTTCCCCGCAAGGAACAAGAGGCAGGAGGTTTGGAGGAGTCAAGTGGGGCAAACGCTACAGGGTCTGGTCAAACCCTTCACAAAGAGTACCATACACGCCCACACCCACGGGACACTTCATAACACCCTGGAAGGAAGGGGCCGGACCTCTTTGTTGGGAGAGTCCTGCCCTGGACTGGAGACGGGCGAGGGGCGCCCCCTTCTGTCCAAAGCCCAGCCCCGCACACGCCCAGCCACATCGGGGTCTTCGCAAGAGCAGAGTCCGGTGGGCGTCCACCCCACCTGAACCCGGCCACTGACCCACCATCTCCAAACCTTGGGGGAACCCCAAGAAGCAGccatggtggggttgggggggagacccctccagccccccactcAGCCATGTCTGGGTCTCTCAGAGACCAAAGTGGCCTCTGGCCATAGACCTCATCCTCATTCCCCTCTCGCCAAGGCACTTCCTCGtgaaagagggtggggggggagcagaggggagcctcaggtgggtacTGCTGCCTTTCGCCTTCTCCAGCTCCCTGCAGGAGGCGGGCACCACAGCTGGCATCCCAAGTTCAGACTGCCCAGAGCCCCATAGACAGCCAgtagtccttcagactccctccCTGGGCCTTGTAGGTCTAACCCACTGACCGGGCAGCCAACCGGGCAACAATGGCACTGGTCCACAGACCGTGCAATAACACTGACCATGCTGGGACTGAACCACTTATGAGGCAGCCACATGGACCATGGTGGGGCTGACCCACTGATCGGGCAGCCACATAGCCCTCACCGGAGCTGGCCCATTGATGAGGGGCTCCTGACCGgggtccctaccttcaaggaagcGAAGGTCCACGTAAGCGGCTTGGGGTACAAACTTGAAAGATGCTTATCAAAAGCAGAGTATGGGCAAGGAAACCCACATCCAACAAAGCTgggggaggcccagaggaattccCTGCCCCTCATCAAGACACCCCAGCAACCCCCCGCCCTTAACAAAGGCCTCAGCTCCCGACCGGACCCGATACTTACACGTCAGCGGCTTTCTCGGGGGCCTGCTCCTCTTCTTTGACAGGCGGCTCTGCTGGCTTTGCTTCTTCCTCCTGGGAGCgaggagcagggggcggggggcacggggCAGAGGGCGGGATGAGACCCACTACATGGAGccggggagcagagagagggcaCCCGGGGGCTGCGAACCGGGTGACCCGTGCCGCCCTCACAGCCCCCTCGCGCCCAGCCCGAGAGGGGGCCAAGGGCAGGGTAAGCCTGGACTCACTTCCGTTTCATCTCCCAGCACGTCCTCTTCGTTGGGCTCCTCTTCAGCTGCAGTAAAGAACATCCCCGCGCCCGCCGGCTCCTTCAGCGCCCGGCTCCTCGCCGCTGCCGCCCACGTCCCTGCCGGCCGAGGACCCGATGCCCGGCCCCACCGTGTGCGCCCTCCCGGGACCCGCCGCCCAGGTCCCCAGCCCCTGCCGCCCACCGTGCTCCTCGAGGTACGCTTGCAGCCTGTTTATGAGATCCTGCTTGATGCCTTTGGTCTCCAGGCCTCGTGCCAGGCATTCTTGCTTCAGCTCTGCAAGCTGggggacaggaaggagaagagatgcaCCGTGAACATCAAGGCCCAAGGTCCCCACGGCGAGGGAGACCAGACGAGGAGTTTGTGGCCAGTCCCGGGGAGGACCGAGCTGGGTAGAGCCTTAGTGAGTGAGCCCgagcccctcttttctccagaCCCTCGCCCTGGGATTTGAGGAGTATGAGCATGGGAGCACCCACCCATTCCTCTACAACAGTCCCCCGCGGTTCATCCCTCTGATCACGAGCAGCTCCCAgacaccccttccccatcccgcaGCCAAAGGCGAGCTTGACTTGGAGGTGCCCCGGAGAGATCGCCGTGTTGCTGGGCCGTGGGCCGGAGGAGCACTGGAGGGCCAGGAGCGTGCTCAGCTTGGTGAGTCCCTACAGCCTGACCTTTGAGGGTGGGCGGACCGGGCCAAGAAAAGGTGAAATCGGCGGGGGGAGCTGGCCAAAATCGGAGGCCTGCTTGGGTGGAAACTGGCAATTCTATGACTGGGTGTAGAGCTAGGGAAGGGAACcctatcccctcctccccttcatttCCTGCCCTCTCAGCACCTCCGTTCCCACCACGAGGGTCCTACAGatacagaagcagcgcggctcagtggaaagagcacggacttgggagtcagaggtcacgggttcaaatcccggctcggccgcttgtcagctgtgtgactttgggcaagtcacttcatttctctgtgcctcagtgacctcatctgtaaaatggggattaagactgtgagccccacgtgggacaacctgatcaccttgtatcctccccagtgcttaggacagtgctttgcacgtagtaagcgcttaacatgtgccattattattatagtggaggggaggggaatgctTCGGGGGAGGACATTACAGTGGGGAGCTCAGGCCCACCCCCATGCCTagggaggacaatacagcagggAGCTCAGGCACACACCCATGcctagggaggaaggggaggacattATAGAGGGGACCTCATGCTCACCCACATCcctagggaaggagcagaggacacTATAGTGGAGACCTcatgcccacccccatccctagggaaggaagagaggacatTATAGCAGGGACCTCATTTCCACCCCCATCcttagggaagaaggggaggacacTAAAGAGGGGAACTCATGCCCACCCCAtccctggggaaggagaaaaggacatTATAGTGAGGACCTCATGCTCACCCTCATCCTTAGGGAAGAAGGAGGATATTATAAAGGGGACCTCATGCCCACCTCCATCcctagggaaggaggagaggacatGATAGGGGAGACCTCATGCTCATCCCCATAcctagggaaggaggagaaaacatTTTAGCAGGGACCTCATGCTCATCCCCATCcctagggaggaaggggaggacattATAGGGGGGACCTCACGCTCACCCCCAtccctggggaaggaggagaaaacatTATAGCGGGGACCTCAAGCTCACCCCCATCcctagggaggaaggggaggacattATGGGGGGACCTCATGCCCACCCCCAtccttggggaaggaggagaggacatTATTGGGGGGCACATTATTGGGGGGACCTCATGCCCACGCCCATCCCCGGTGGGGGAGAGGGcgtgccttagtggcaagagcccgggcttgtaagtcgaaggtcgtgggttctaatcctgcctccgcccctggtctgctgggagaccttgggcaagtcacttcactgggcctcagttccctcatctgtcaaatggggatgaagaccgtgagccccacggggggaccagccgatggccctgtctctcccccagcgcttcgaacagtgcttggcacctaggaggcGCTTCACCAACAGCGATATTAGAGGAGAACATTGTGGGAGGCCCCATCCCTCAGGGCGGCGTGGCAAGGGAGGCCATTAGAGCGGGCAGCTGACtggtccagtccaagcgcttagggcagcgctctgcacatagtaagcgctgaagaaatactgttaaatgaatgagtaaatatgagggcggcagggagggagagtcgtCTCTTCAGCCCCCTCGGCGTGGAGCGATTTAGCGAGAGGGCGGTATAACGAGGGGGAGGAGGCTTTTCTCCTCAGGGGAatggcgggaaggggagggaaggggaagagggggacagagaagccCCGACCGCCCCTCCTCAACCCGACCCCCGGCACCTTCAGCTTGTGGAGCTCCACAGTCTCGGCCGCCATCTTGTCGCCGCTtcggtcccccccccctccccccgcctccccccgcctccccgcgctCCCGCCTCGGGCGACCGCCTCGAGCCGCCCAATAGCGTCGGGCATTACTGGGGGGCGGGCTCAGCAACAGCTCCTGCCATTGGTCTCGTCGAGACCCCGCCCattccgaggccccgcccccccgcgcgaCGCTCTCGCCCCGAGGCGGCGAAAGGGCGGGGCCCCGCTTCGGAGTGACGTCGGCGCCAGCCAACGAGCGCCCCGCTCTGCGGCCGCCGACCAatgggcggcggcgggccggggccggccgacCAATGGGGAGGGCGGAggcgagggcgggagggggggggcgccCGCTTCCTGGAGACGGGCAGGTGAGAAGCGAGCGACGCGGCCCAGGCCggacgggggcccggggccgccagGTGAGCGGGGGCGGCGAGGGAGGCGAGGGAGCCGAGAAATGAGGCGGAGGGCGGGGGAAGAACTCAGGAGGCGAGGCGGGAGGGCCTCTCCCAGACGCCTCCGCGGCTCCAACCGGCCCCaggggcctccccggccccactcgaagaccattcattcattcagtcgcgtttattaataatgttgatacttgtgaagcgcttcctatgtgcacagcactgttctaagcgctgggggctacgaggtgatcaggtggtcccacgtgagactcacaggcttcacccccatttgacagatgagggagctgaggcccagagaagtgaagtgacttgtccacggtcacccagctgacagaggcgggattcgaacccatgacctctgactcccaagcccgggctcttgccactgagccccgcttgcgcttactatgggcacagcactgtactcttgggtaaaatggggattaggactgtgagcttcacgtgggacaacctgatgaccctgtgtctcccccagcgcttaggacatagtaagcgcttcaaaaataccgacattattattaccgagcgcttggaatgtccaactgggcaacagagagagaccctccctgcccaatgacgggctcgccgtctaaacagtggagacagcaaagcagaacaaaacaaaaaagacaacatcatcgagataattgataatagtaataataatgttggtatttgttaagcacttactatgtgcagagcactgttcgaaacactggaggagatccagggtcatcaggtcgtcccacgtgaggctcacagttaatccccatttgacagatgagggaactgaggcccagagaagtgacttgccctcagtcatacagctgacaagtggcagagccgggattcgaacccatgacccctgactcccaaacccgggctctttccactgagccacgctgcttttcaaaataaatagggtaataaataatatgtaaatgagcacagtgctgaggggaagggggaagaggaagggagggggagcagagggaaaaggggggggggctcagtctgggaaggcctcctggaggaggtgagctctcaggagggctgtgaaggggggaagagagctagtttggcggaggtgaggagggagggcgttccaggacagcgggaggacgtgggccggggtcgatggcgggataggcgtgaacgggggagagTGAAAAggttgagcggcagaggagcagagggtgcggggtgggcagtagaaagagagaagggaggtgaagtaggagagggcaaggtgatggagagctttgaagccaagagtgaggagtttttgtttcatgcgaaggttgataggcaaccactggaggtttaataataaggaatattaataataaggccAGGGGGacgcacccccaccccctccccctcctcgccccccaggCGGGGGTCCAGTCGTCGGGTCGGGGGTCATCATCCAGCCGCTCTCCCTTGCCAGGATGAACGTAGGGGTGGCCCACAGCGAGGTGAACCCCAACACGCGGGTGATGAACAGCCGGGGCATCTGGCTGGCCTACGTCATCCTGGTGGGCCTCCTCCACGTGGTCCTGCTCAGCATCCCCTTCTTCAGCATCCCCGTCGTCTGGACCCTGACCAACGTCATCCACAACCTGGTGAGGCCCCGACACCCCAAAAagcctccccctcaaccccttcattcattcaaatcgcgCAGTggtctttaccgagcgcttactgtgggcagagcaccagactatGCGCTGGGAAGGTAAaactggggaagcagagtggctgagtggcaagagcccaggctggggagtcagaggacgtgggttctaatcctgggctctgccacttaataattgtaatgatggtatttattaagcgcttactatgtgccaagcactcttctgagcgctgggggagatacaaggtgatcaggttgtcccacgtggggctcacagtcttaatccccatttgacagatgagggaactgaggcacagaaatgaagtgacttgcccaaagtcacgcagctgataggtagcagagccgggaatagaattcacgacctcccactcccaagcctgtgctctttccaccaagccacgcacttaacttctcagtgtcacttacctcatctgtaaaatggggattgactgtgaaccttatacgggacagggactacgtccaacccacttactacgtaccagggacGGAACTGGCCTCTGGTGTAAATACGAGCTAagtacttattttgatgtctgtcttccccttctagactgtgagccagctgtgggcagggattgtctctatttgttgctgaattgtactttctaagcgcttagcacagtgctccgcacacagaaagcactcaataaatacaatcaaatgaatgtgGTTTATTTTTAAAGCCACGAGCTTTAAGTCTGGAGGGACTCCCCCACTTTAGGCCTTTGCGTCATCCTTCAGGTGCCTTGTTTGCCTGATTTAAGTCTCGGGCTGTGCTGctttggtttgtgtttttttttttttaaggtatttgttaagcactttacttaaCACTTTACTtaacaggcactggactaagtcctggggtagatagacgctaactccctgtcccacagcggctcacagtcctactcctCGTtttacatgaggcacagagaagtgaacgtgacttgcccaaggtcacagagcggctaagtggtggagctgtgaagacaacccaggtcctctgccttcgcaggcccgggctctttccgctaggccacgcagcCTTGAAGTTGGTTCCTCAGCCCCAGtcctgcctttcctccccatcaccgctgctcctcctcccccgcaggCCATGTACATCTTCCTGCACACGGTCAAAGGGACCCCGTTCGAGACGCCGGACCAGGGCAGGGCCCGCCTGCTCACGCACTGGGAGCAGATGGACTACGGGCTGCAGTTCACCTCCTCCCGCAAGTTCCTGAGCATAACACCCATCGTGCTGTGagtcgggcggggggggagaaaggCGCCCGAGCCCCCCCTTCCCTATTACAGCTCCTTTCCCCCCACAGCGAGAGAGGGTCTAGGTCGTTGTCTGGGAACATTTtagttggggatggggagaggtaggGGTTCAGAGAGGTTTGTTTGCCCCCCACACCACGCTTCTTACCCATAGCACAGGCCAGGCCCGGACGCAGGAGGCAGGTCGGCCCCCCTCACCGccgcatcctccctccttcccccagctacCTTCTCGCCAGCTTCTACACCAAGTACGACGCGGCCCATTTCCTCATCAACACGGCCTCGCTGCTCAGCGTGCTGCTGCCCAAGTTGCCCCAGTTCCACGGCGTCCGCCTTTTTGGCATCAACAAGTACTGAAGTCCAATGGCGGGGACGGTGGGAGCCCAGGGTGGCAGGATCGAGGGGCGGAAGCGACGAGGAGGGCGGAAACGGACACCACcacgcagccccctccccggcccgtggCACGGAGCCCGAGAGGCTGGGACGGGGCAGGCGGGGGAGGAACCGGGAGTGATGTGTACAGAATGCATCTGGGGACTTGGTTGGTGACGGGATGTATATTTTCCTTGTAATAAAAGCCAGTTTTCCAGATGGTGATGCAGGTGTgtgaggcgggggagaggaagggaagtaggGGTCACTCCTGCAATGCCCAGCCCTTCAGACGGATGGGGGTGAGAGACAGGGGTCCCTGGCTTGAGCTAGCCCCGCCGGGCAACTTTACACCCACACCCGCAGCAGAGGTGATGAGCCCTGCTCTACCGGAGGAAACTTCCCATAACCctctgacctgctccctgccctgaaGCGAGAGGGGACCCaagaggtgggggcaggggcccCGTGTGGCCCTCTCCCACGGCGCCAAATAAACGGGGCAGAGCCGTCACTTAAATACagaaaaactttttaaaaaggcCCTCATGGGTGGAGCTCAGCGGGGGAAAGGGCGGCGCACTTTCTTGCGTCGCTTTGGCTTGGCCTCCCCCTTGGGCGCCGTGCCAGCCGGCTGGGGGGCGGCACAGAAGCCGCCGTTGGGCGCCTGGCCGGGGGTGGCCTGAAACATCCGGTTGAAGAAATCCTGGAGGTCGGCGGGGGGGGCATCCGGGCTGaccctgggggagagggaaaaagagcgtgagggagggggcggtccccgggcgggggccgaggccggAGCTGGCCCAGGGGTGGCACGTTTGCCGTCCCTCTTGATGCTCGCCAGGGCCCGACCCTACTTGTCCTCCACCTCAAGGCCTCCTAGAATCCCACCTGCTCCAGAAGGCCCAACCTGACTCGTTTCTCTACTCCCCAAATCCCATCCTCCCACTTTGCTACCTATCCTCTCGCTTATCGCCCCCGGGGAGAGTATTACAGGGCCCTGGCACACGATAACCACTTCAATAGCATTTGATTTGAAgctcaactgtgggcagggaacacgcctaccacttgtcattctgtactctcctaagcgcttagtacagtgctctgcacacagtaagtgctcaataatatgactgaatgaatgaatgctctacacacagtgctcactaaacacagtaagtgctcaataaatacgatcaaataaaTGAACGAATACAAATGGTTTGTATTTTCGGAACCCTACCTCCAGCTCTGACTTACTTTAACCTCACCCTCCCCTAGAGCATCGGAGTCTAACCTCGCTGTGGGTGGAGAACGCATCACTTGGTGATTCTCTAGAAGCCCCAACCTGACCGCACCTCACCCGCCGCCCTCCCTAccagtaagctcctcgagggcagcggGTGCACCTCCTTCAGTTCTTGAACTCCTCCAAGCACTCGGCCTTCGGGAGGTGCCCAGCACAGGTCCcactgggctggggcagggcggGAGAGCCCGCGTGAGCCCCCTCCGCACCACCTACCTGGGCCggctggcggggccgggagtccggGAGCCAAAGGAGATGTGATAGGGGACGCGATGGGTGTCGGGAGAGATGCACACGCGCTGGCAGCCGGCCCATTCTGCGGACAGGGAGCGGTGGGGgaattgggtggggggaggggggggaaacgCACGTCTCGTCCCCTCGCCCCGGTGGGCCCAAggcagccccagcccctccctcccggccctacCTGTGATGTCGTACACCTTCCCGTCCATCAGGGCGAAGTAGGTGATCTTGAGGCCCAGCAGGCTGGACTCGGCCCAGAGGTCGCCCTCGGTGGCGGGGTGCAGGCGGCTGCACGGGGCGCAGTAGCGGGCGCTGTGGGGCTCGCGCTCCATCTCAAACCGCCTGGCCGGGGACGGAGGGgcgaataatagtaattattaacaattatgctacttgttaagcgctttctgtgtgtcaaggcCAGTCCTAAACACTGGGTGTACAGAcaagttagacacggtccctgttccacatggggctcacactcctattccccattttacagatgaggcaacggaggctcagagaagcgaagcgcccggggtcacacagcagacatggtagagctgggattagaaccctggtctttctgactcccaggcccatacccgcGCGGCCAGCTCGCGGGCCACACCTCCCGTCCCCAAGCCCTATGGCCCCCGTCCACTCTCTCTAGTGGAACAGAGCTGCCCCTGCTCCCACCCTAACCCCAACACCCTGCCCACCTGTGCTTGCCCTTGCAGCGGCTGCACACCATGGTATTCATGGCCTCCTTTAAGTCATCCTGCAGGCGGGCCAGGAACTCGTTCACGGAGCGGTTCAGCTCGCTCTCGGCCATCCGCTTCCTGGCaatcggggagagggggaggcatcATCACGAGGCTACTGGTGGTGATGGAGGCTGCCCACCCCGGCCCTTACCAACCTGCCCCAGGCGGACGAGGCTCAGCCTGCTGCCGCCGTCCCCCGCCcaacctcccgcccgcccccacctACGTCTCGTATTCCCTCCGGCGCTCGGGGCTGCTCGCGATGTCCCAGGCCGCCCTCAGCACCTTGAAGGCTTCctcggcccgggggtgggggctttTATCAGGGTGgacctgcggggggggggggggggcgtgagaGAGGAATATGTCAGTGATGGAGGATGCTGCCAGGAACTGCATCCCCAGccggccacccccacccctcccgcgcCCATCAGGCCCCCGACCCCTTCAGCCCAGCTCTCTTGGCAAGGGTCACTGCCCCTCAACCCTTACCGGCTACAACCAATGGGGTTTCAAGCGTCTGCTGCGGGCAGGGGGCCGCGCTGAGCCACAGGCAGACGCTACAAACCCCCGTGCCGGCCCCCGGACCTCTcgccccccgacccggccccggGGGTTGTCAGACCACAGACTCACTAGCACGGCCAGCTGCCGGTAGGCCTTCTTCAGCTCCGCGTCTGACGCCGTCGCTTCCACCCCCAGGACCAAGAAGGGGTCGAGCTGCTCCTCGGGCACCGTGGCCATGGCCAGCAGGCGGGAGacctcctcttccccagactGGACCCTGCGCCCGCCGCCCCTGTCCCCCGGCTCCTCGGCCCGCCCTGCCCACAGCCCCTCCAGGCGCCGCCACATCCGGCCCTCGCGCAGCCACGTCCAGCCGCGCCGGAGAGCGGGCGAGTCCAGCCGGGAGGCGAGCCGAGCCGCCCAGGGCCCCGCGCCCAGTCGTCCTGCCAGCCCCCTCAGGTGGCTGTAGGCGGGCCGGGCGCAGCCGAGCAGCAGCGCCAGCGCCAGGAGCATCAGGGCGCCCAGCAGTCGCAGCAGGCAGGCGAGGAGCCCGGCGCCCCAGCGCAGCCCCCGGTCCAGCGCCCCTGCGCCCGCCCGGGCCCAGCCCCCgagcgcccgggcccggccgccggcccgctCGCCCCACTGGGCCAGGTCGCCACCCCGCAGCCGGCCGCAAGCCCGGACCAGGAGCCCGCCGGCCTCCACGTACTCCCCCACCAGCACCAGCAGCTCGATCAACCACCACAGCGCCGCCGCCCCCAACTGGCACAGCTCCTGGGGGCCCGGGAGCCACCACCTGTCCACAGAGCCCCATTTTCGCCTGCCGGGCCGGTGCCCCCtgcgcccgcccccctcccgcgggTCCTCCTTGGCGGCCAGGCGGGACCGTTGCTTCCGGGCAGGGCCCTTTCGCCGGGCGGAGGCTTTCTGCCGGGCGGCGGGGTCAGGGATCCTAAATGGGCTGGGGTCAccgtcctcctcttcttcctcctcttcctcctcctcctcgtccccgccCCTGCCAGGGGCCGTGGAGGGCCGGCGGGGGCAGGAGCCGCTGCAGGAGCGGTCCTGGCCCTCGGGGAAAGCCACCATGGGGGCGAGGCCAGAGCCCTGGCGGCAACAGGCCGGCGAGGCAGCGGGGATCTGCGGGCTCTGCTCCTGCGGGCCCGAGGCCATGCCCCCGACCCCACCCGTCCCCCGCCCGTCACCGCCAGCGGGGCCCcagcacccctccacccccagctcctcctcagaAGAGTCTTCACCATGCCCACGGTTCTCGCCCTGGGCAGCGTCCGGAGCCCCCGGGGGGTTATGGTTCAGATCTGGCGGGCAggcagggccgggggggcccggcAGGCAGTGGGGGCCGTTCGGAATCACGACGCCTGCCAGGTCCTCGGATCCTGAGAACGAGGAACCACGGGGAGCCTTGGAGTCCAGAGTGGCGAGCTGTCATGGTTGGCCCTCCAGTCCCTCTCGCTTCCTCCCCGGGGGCGCGATGCGGCTACGGCCccagggtcggtggggggggggtctaggTCACGGCCATCACAGCGGGCGGGATTCCTGCGGAGGAGAAACGTCCAGAAGACTGTGAAGGAGTGAGCGGTAGCTCCAGCCCGCCCAGGCCTGGTCGCTGCAGAGGGGCGGGGAGCGAGCTGCTTAGGGCCAGGGCTCCGGGcgggcccttccccaccccagcgcCTCGAATCCATCAACGGATGTTATTTAATTAGCAGTGACTAtgggcagaccacagtactaGGTGCCACGGAGactacaatggaattggtagacgcgatccctaccTGCAAAGACCTTAAAGTCAGGGGCGAGGACGGTGAAATCAGCTGTGGATAGGGGAA from Ornithorhynchus anatinus isolate Pmale09 chromosome 10, mOrnAna1.pri.v4, whole genome shotgun sequence encodes the following:
- the ORMDL2 gene encoding ORM1-like protein 2, with the protein product MNVGVAHSEVNPNTRVMNSRGIWLAYVILVGLLHVVLLSIPFFSIPVVWTLTNVIHNLAMYIFLHTVKGTPFETPDQGRARLLTHWEQMDYGLQFTSSRKFLSITPIVLYLLASFYTKYDAAHFLINTASLLSVLLPKLPQFHGVRLFGINKY
- the DNAJC14 gene encoding dnaJ homolog subfamily C member 14, which gives rise to MASGPQEQSPQIPAASPACCRQGSGLAPMVAFPEGQDRSCSGSCPRRPSTAPGRGGDEEEEEEEEEEEDGDPSPFRIPDPAARQKASARRKGPARKQRSRLAAKEDPREGGGRRGHRPGRRKWGSVDRWWLPGPQELCQLGAAALWWLIELLVLVGEYVEAGGLLVRACGRLRGGDLAQWGERAGGRARALGGWARAGAGALDRGLRWGAGLLACLLRLLGALMLLALALLLGCARPAYSHLRGLAGRLGAGPWAARLASRLDSPALRRGWTWLREGRMWRRLEGLWAGRAEEPGDRGGGRRVQSGEEEVSRLLAMATVPEEQLDPFLVLGVEATASDAELKKAYRQLAVLVHPDKSPHPRAEEAFKVLRAAWDIASSPERRREYETKRMAESELNRSVNEFLARLQDDLKEAMNTMVCSRCKGKHRRFEMEREPHSARYCAPCSRLHPATEGDLWAESSLLGLKITYFALMDGKVYDITEWAGCQRVCISPDTHRVPYHISFGSRTPGPASRPRVSPDAPPADLQDFFNRMFQATPGQAPNGGFCAAPQPAGTAPKGEAKPKRRKKVRRPFPR